Genomic window (Marinobacter fonticola):
GAGATCATCAGATGGTTGGGGAAACCTTCGTCGAAGCGTAGACCGCCCTTCGGCGGGCCTAAGGTAACTGAGTCGCCAGCCTTCAGCCGACGCAACTGCTCCGACATCTGGCCGCCCGGAACCAGCTCGACAAAAAACTCCACCACGGGCTCGTGCGGTGCGGAAACAATCGAGAAGGAGCGCCGAACGCCCCCCACACCCACTTTCACCGACTGGCCCGCCACGAAATTAAAGTCTAGCGGCCGGGGCACGGTGAACCGCACGAGATCCGGAGTCACCTGACGGCAATCGAGCACGGCCACACCGTCGACGCCCGTCGCCGGGCGCGAAACCATTTCAGACGCTAACGCCTGCGGGTCTTCGTCGCCGGACGCCGCGGGCTGCTGTTGCGGTAGCGGTGTCCGGTCCTCCCGTTGGCGCGCCCAGTCCAGCAGACGCGCGGCCTGATCCGACCGGCGATGGCTGATTCCCGCCAACAGCGTGCGCAACTCGCCGTCGCTGCAGCTTTCCGACGCGTGGCTGAGAGACTCGAGGTCCACCAGGCTACCCTGCGCACCGCTACGGGCACGTCTTAGGTCTGACTCGCTGGCCATAGCTTAAGCCTTCTTGGCCAGCGTGCAAATCGCGCCAGGCTCTTCCACCTGCAATGCCAAGCTTTCACTAACAAACATCTGATGGTGAATGCCGTCATTGGTGGAATACCCGGTGATCAGGTCCTGGCCGACAATGATCCGCCCGACCCGCGCGTCTACCAGCACGGCGCCCTCGATATCGGCCTTGAACACGCCCAACTCGCACAGCCGCTTGAGATGCTCGAGCTGCAGCATGTCGGTTCCTTCGTAGCGGCGGAACAGGAGGTTATACCAAGCAGGGGAAATGGCCAGCGCGTAGGGACCGTGGAAGCCATTGTCGTCAAGGTGTGTAACCGCACCCAACACATCCTCCAGG
Coding sequences:
- a CDS encoding FAD-binding oxidoreductase — its product is MASESDLRRARSGAQGSLVDLESLSHASESCSDGELRTLLAGISHRRSDQAARLLDWARQREDRTPLPQQQPAASGDEDPQALASEMVSRPATGVDGVAVLDCRQVTPDLVRFTVPRPLDFNFVAGQSVKVGVGGVRRSFSIVSAPHEPVVEFFVELVPGGQMSEQLRRLKAGDSVTLGPPKGGLRFDEGFPNHLMISTVTGINPFISILRDHLHRGGSNHRFHVLQGASYQDEFGYRAELERMAADHPQIVSYVSTVSRPQEPANQGWGGRTGRVDTLVADYLQQAALESGSTLVYACGHSGMLEVVERQLAPQGFQIRTESYD